In Nematostella vectensis chromosome 11, jaNemVect1.1, whole genome shotgun sequence, a genomic segment contains:
- the LOC116619447 gene encoding uncharacterized protein LOC116619447 has product MPMRRSTREFQFINTSHPDERTFLLKKFDKLKELPDNLPDIESDNLIKRYQRRPKKSEKLCLAEFAAWFNCVSDKHADSASDKAFATGPDGFMPETNLEDNTDDDVPITEDVNEQESDTNQYHMRGGINLIKRKRPKIIRSVRFNREKDPENFFTEQLMLFTPWRKEDIDLQGDSQSFEERFEQLSDSILCNREPYEYHSEMLDKALADIIVEQGDNIGDNVAPNSENINEQDRAIKEKPSELFGCFDPGKNKQHNQYDLLDDIGIFPRCNDQEELVVKRVSDF; this is encoded by the coding sequence ATGCCAATGAGGAGATCTACTCGTGAATTTCAATTCATTAATACTTCACATCCAGATGAAAGGACATTTTTGCTAAAGAAATTTGACAAGCTAAAAGAACTTCCAGATAATTTACCTGACATTGAGTCAGATAACCTTATCAAGCGTTACCAAAGAAGACCCAAGAAGTCAGAGAAACTTTGCCTGGCTGAATTTGCTGCCTGGTTTAACTGTGTAAGTGATAAGCATGCAGACAGTGCTAGTGATAAAGCTTTTGCTACGGGCCCAGATGGCTTTATGCCAGAAACTAACTTGGAAGACAACACTGATGATGACGTCCCAATTACTGAAGATGTAAATGAACAAGAAAGTGATACAAATCAGTACCACATGAGAGGAGGCATAAACCTTATCAAGCGTAAGAGACCTAAAATCATTCGCTCTGTTAGATTCAATAGAGAGAAAGACCCAGAAAACTTTTTCACAGAGCAACTTATGCTTTTCACCCCTTGGAGAAAGGAGGACATTGATTTGCAAGGAGATTCACAAAGTTTCGAAGAGAGATTTGAGCAGCTGAGCGATAGCATTTTGTGTAACCGGGAGCCATATGAGTATCACAGTGAAATGCTAGATAAAGCACTGGCAGATATAATTGTTGAGCAAGGTGATAATATTGGTGACAATGTTGCTCCAAATTCAGAAAATATTAATGAACAAGATCGTGCAATAAAAGAAAAGCCAAGTGAactgtttggctgctttgacCCAGGCAAAAATAAGCAACACAACCAGTATGACTTGCTTGATGACATTGGCATATTTCCTAGATGTAATGACCAGGAGGAGCTTGTTGTAAAACGAGTGTCAGATTTTTAA